From the genome of Cryptococcus neoformans var. neoformans B-3501A chromosome 1, whole genome shotgun sequence, one region includes:
- a CDS encoding hypothetical protein (Match to ESTs gb|CF182910.1|CF182910, gb|CF182911.1|CF182911, gb|AA051836.1|AA051836), with protein MKIVSQDDVRGYNDATIVGGIKGAFLAAAICIPGHMFLMKRSPYIRALPLPLKALGHVTITVPCISIAAEKGGEAYNRAQYSGVGQREIDWELQIRNEKWEKMSKLEKAGDWAARHKYGIIGGGWAASMALAFGIVARNPYQSTSQKVVQARMWAQGLTVALLVGSAMATGLGASNSSTPVESADHSWRRMLEHDEHLTPEERAQLRDTRDPTTAKEIQKAVSQRKAAAAQA; from the exons ATGAAG ATCGTCAGTCAAGATGATGTCCGTGGCTATAACGATGCCACCATTGTAGGCGGTATCAAGGGTGCCTTCCTCGCCGCCGCTATTTGCATCCCCGGTCATATGTTTCTCATGAAGCGCTCTCCGTATATTCGAGCTTTGCCCCTGCCCTTGAAGGCTCTCGGTCATGTCACCATCACTGTGCCTTGTATCTCTATCGCCGCCGAAAAGGGTGGTGAGGCATACAATCGAGCTCAATACTCTGGTGTCGGTCAGAGGGAAATCGATTGGGAACTTCAAATTCGGAACGAGAAGTGGGAAAAAATGTCCAAGCTGGAAAAAGCTGGTGACTGGGCGGCTAGACACAAGTACGGTATCATTGGAGGAGG ATGGGCTGCGTCTATGGCATTGGCTTTCGGCATTGTTGCCAGGAATCCTTATCAGTCAACGTCGCAAAAGGTTGTTCAGGCTCGTATGTGGGCCCAAG GCCTTACGGTTGCACTTCTTGTTGGTTCTGCCATGGCCACCGGTCTTGGTGCCAGTAACAGTTCGACGCCTGTTGAGTCTGCCGACCACTCTTGGCGCCGCATGCTTG AACACGATGAACACCTAACACCCGAAGAGCGTGCCCAATTACGAGACACCAGAGACCCCACCACCGCTAAGGAGATTCAAAAGGCGGTTTCTCAGAGGAAAGCTGCCGCTGCTCAAGCCTGA
- a CDS encoding hypothetical protein (HMMPfam hit to UCH, Ubiquitin carboxyl-terminal hydrolase, score: 185.9, E(): 7.9e-53) — translation MTTASPFLFQSSLHDTGLIHEMLSNPLKFGAPVNKKSLGFEAGMKEVVSEPESPNLVKRQLKNVNDEVKYDTEGELAAKDKSQKQFNGNAKNPQRVNPEFINQSVTPLSPAKSQIPDTNEGDNTQGLFPSTFDLSWPEAIATAKRAAGLHNPSMACYANATLQVLLHTPPVLRIALTHDEGSCSQIKKKNFCMLCSLKHMAEGSHWSGRKAYAPGIHRSLSQIKKGFSKNRQEDTHEFFRFVTDALQNTALAKLPKCVLPYNHRKFAHTTSRDTPEKIKHTSWVYRIWGGRVRSRVVCSRCNNPSDTFDSFLDLSLDVNKQGKKSVLGMLAGFTKEDRLEGDNKYHCERCKRKANATKSFKIDQAPPILTLHLKRFSVNYNPYSGRARAEKFNQPIKFEQTLDIAPYMVDPASPGTKYRLFGVTCHRGTELRFGHYTSYVRGPSGQWFHADDDEVSPVQLEQVLNDKTAYLLSYIRVDNGNEGLCESPAVRDRVKGLVNGSAKGMRDDESESQSEAESSSHKSSSPIKRKSTYDPEDPPRMKIGAFVNNKAYAPSTNKSESPFSDGENKMPPELPKFGYKPKPTIRAPAPVEASSFYTSPVARPSNSLAGMSKKEKKKFKHKEKGKPRHSATPMPFAQGRVGNGRNRQPGVLSRMKGRA, via the exons ATGACCACCgcctcccccttcctcttccagtCGTCCCTGCACGACACGGGGCTTATTCACGAAATGCTTTCCAACCCGCTCAAATTCGGGGCTCCTGTTAACAAAAAGAGTTTGGGCTTCGAGGCGGGTATGAAGGAGGTTGTTTCAGAGCCAGAGTCTCCCAATCTTGTCAAAAGACAGCTGAAAAACGTAAATGATGAGGTGAAGTACGACACGGAAGGAGAACTGGCGGCGAAGGATAAGTCGCAGAAACAGTTTAATGGCAATGCGAAGAACCCCCAAAGGGTGAATCCGGAGTTCATAAATCAATCAGTAACTCCCCTTTCGCCAGCGAAATCCCAAATCCCTGATACAAATGAGGGCGACAATACTCAAGGTCTCTTCCCGTCCACCTTCGACCTTTCTTGGCCAGAAGCCATTGCCACCGCTAAGCGTGCAGCTGGACTGCATAATCCTTCGATGGCATGCTATGCCAATGCCACTTTGCAGGTCCTGCTGCATACGCCGCCCGTCCTGAGAATCGCTTTGACACACGATGAGGGAAGCT GCTCACAAATTAAAAAGAAGAATTTCTGCATGTTATGTTCTCTCAAGCACATGGCTGAAGGATCGCACTGGTCTGGTCGAAAGGCTTACGCCCCAGGAATCCACAGAAGCTTGTCGC AAATCAAGAAGGGCTTCAGCAAGAACAGGCAGGAAGACACCCATGAGTTCTTCCGGTTTGTCACCGACGCCCTGCAGAACACTGCATTGGCCAAGCTTCCTAAGTGTGTCCTTCCTTACAATCATCGGAAGTTTGCTCATACAACATCCAGGGATACTCCTGAAAAGATCAAGCACACCTCTTGGGTTTACCGAATTTGGGGTGGCCGAGTGCGCTCACGTGTTGTTTGTTCACGATGTAACAACCCGTCAGACACCTTTGATTCCTTCTTGGATTTGAGTTTGGATGTGAACAAGCAGGGCAAGAAAAGCGTGCTTGGGATGTTGGCTGGCTTCACCAAGGAAGACAGACTCGAGGGAGACAACAAGTATCATTGTGAAAG GTGCAAACGTAAAGCCAATGCCACGAAGAGCTTCAAAATTGACCAAGCACCTCCCATCTTGACTCTTCACTTGAAACGGTTCAGTGTCAACTACAATCCTTACAGTGGCCGAGCTCGAGCAGAAAAATTTAATCAGCCCATCAAATTTGAACAAACTCTTGATATCGCGCCCTATATGGTTGACCCTGCGTCTCCCGGTACCAAGTACAGATTGTTCGGTGTCACCTGCCATCGTGGTACTGAGCTTCGTTTTGGTCATTACACTTCCTATGTCCGAGGTCCTTCCGGTCAATGGTTCCATgccgatgacgatgaagtgTCTCCTGTCCAGTTGGAGCAAGTCTTGAACGACAAGACGGCTTATCTGTTAAGTTACATCCGCGTGGACAATGGGAACGAGGGGCTGTGTGAATCGCCTGCAGTTAGGGACAGAGTGAAAGGCTTGGTCAACGGGAGTGCAAAGGGTATGAGAGATGACGAGTCGGAGAGTCAATCAGAGGCTGAGTCAAGCTCGCACAAGTCATCGTCACCGATCAAGCGTAAATCCACTTATGACCCTGAAGACCCACCGCGCATGAAAATTGGCGCCtttgtcaacaacaaggccTACGCACCTTCAACAAACAAATCTGAGTCGCCATTCTCAGACGGAGAGAACAAAATGCCCCCCGAACTCCCCAAATTCGGATATAAACCTAAACCCACCATTCGCGCCCCTGCTCCCGTGGAAGCTTCATCTTTCTACACTTCCCCTGTCGCTCGACCATCCAATTCATTGGCAGGTATGAgtaagaaggaaaagaagaagttcaAGCataaggaaaagggaaagccTAGACATAGCGCTACGCCAATGCCCTTCGCCCAAGGAAGGGTGGGTAATGGTAGAAACAGGCAGCCAGGTGTTCTttcgaggatgaagggcAGAGCGTAA
- a CDS encoding hypothetical protein (Match to ESTs gb|CF184638.1|CF184638, gb|CF183242.1|CF183242, gb|CF194838.1|CF194838; HMMPfam hit to Gln-synt_C, Glutamine synthetase, catalytic domain, score: 352.9, E(): 4.4e-103; HMMPfam hit to Gln-synt_N, Glutamine synthetase, beta-Grasp domain, score: 120.7, E(): 3.5e-33), translating into MSQLIATKRVDLLAPYLALDQGSRVQAEYIWIDAEGGIRSKTMTLDKAPSSVADLKEWNFDGSSTNQAPADNSDVFLRPVAIFKDPFRGGANILVLCECYDNDGTPNKSNYRAHCKKVMDAAKDTEPWFGLEQEYTLFDADGQVFGWPKNGFPGPQGPYYCGVGAGKVFARDFIEAHYRACLYAGIKISGINAEVMPSQWEFQVGPCTGIEMGDHLWMARFLLLRIGEEWGITPSLHPKPLKGDWNGAGCHSNYSTKDMRTPGKGMAAIEDAIKKLEKKHLEHIAVYGEDNDLRLTGKHETASMTTFSAGVANRGASIRIPRHVGAQGYGYLEDRRPASNVDPYRVTAILVETTVLNN; encoded by the exons ATGTCTCAACTAATTGCCACCAAGCGAgttgatcttcttgcccCTTACCTCGCCCTTGATCAGGGTTCTCGTGTTCAGGCCGAGT ACATCTGGATTGACGCTGAGGGAGGTATCCGAAGTAAGACCATGACTCTCGATAAGGCTCCTTCATCTGTTGCCGATCTCAAGGAGTGGAATTTCGACGGTTCTTCTACCAACCAGGCCCCTGCTGATAACTCTGATGTCTTCCTC CGTCCTGTTGCCATCTTCAAGGACCCCTTCCGAGGTGGCGCCAACATTCTCGTTCTCTGCGAATGTTACGACAACGACGGTACCCCTAACAAGTCCAACTACCGAGCTCACTGCAAGAAGGTGATGGACGCCGCCAAGGACACTGAGCCTTGGTTCGGTCTCGAGCAGGAGTACACTCTTTTTGACGCCGATGGTCAAGTCTTTGGCTGGCCCAAGAATGGTTTCCCCGGTCCTCAGGGTCCTTACTACTGTGGTGTCGGTGCCGGCAAGGTGTTTGCTCGTGATTTCATCGAGGCTCACTAC AGGGCTTGTCTCTACGCCGGTATCAAGATTTCCGGTATCAACGCCGAGGTCATGCCATCTCAGTGGGAGTTCCAGGTTGGTCCTTGTACTGGTATCGAGATGGGTGACCATCTCTGGATGGCCCGATTCCTCCTTCTTAGGATTGGTGAGGAGTGGGGTATCACT ccttctctccatcctaAGCCTCTGAAGGGTGATTGGAACGGTGCCGGTTGCCACTCCAACTACTCCACCAAGGACATGCGAACACCCGGTAAGGGTATGGCTGCTATCGAAGATGCCATCAAGAAGCTAGAAAAGAAGCACCTCGAACACATCGCGGTTTACGGTGAAGATAATGACTTGCGGTTGACCGGCAAGCATGAGACCGCATCAATGACCACCTTCTCTGCTGGTGTTGCCAACAGGGGTGCCTCTATTCGAATTCCCAGGCATGTCGGTGCGCAGGGTTACGGTTACCTTGAAGATCGTCGACCCGCCTCTAACGTTGACCCTTATCGAGTCACA GCCATCCTCGTCGAGACCACCGTTCTTAACAACtaa
- a CDS encoding hypothetical protein (HMMPfam hit to HLH, Helix-loop-helix DNA-binding domain, score: 69.2, E(): 1.1e-17), with amino-acid sequence MSPLHTSTLTHPSSPSSNSGTEVVLTPTTMAEERHTNSDVHIEQAAEESAQVVAERAPKKAKTSDSGSFGQENDIDFAGITNQRLTVFPMFTGAWNEATESNSTSPIPTHPANAMQSPNHQQSQQQNGLDPLLALRSPSATHSTPQVNVDVGLTPELRFPDETLASATADVSQETSQGDHAPIQVDESSQQQSASGMLTVPSSHTGPSSTSESGQASKKENNAAFSRSPELRVSHKLAERKRRKEMKDLFDELRDELPADRGMKASKWEILTKAIEHIKHTKSQQVEMHREIEHLRRELEIARAGNAHYHPHAYPTYSIPYPPGPFAAHPHHAQAQPPTSGTTSQAQTPQPQTQTVAQPQLQSQMTQQPQQVQQQPQSQPQQQIQPAAHVQTVSQVQQQQSQPSQQQSQTSGLQTPTQEVQQQPLSAQGTPAPV; translated from the exons ATGTCCCCCCTCCATACATCCACTCTCACCcacccttcatctccttcttcaaacagCGGCACCGAAGTCGTCCTTACGCCCACTACTATGGCAGAGGAAAGACACACCAACTCGGATGTGCATATAGAGCAAGCAGCTGAAGAGTCTGCCCAAGTCGTCGCAGAGAGGGCCCCTAAGAAAGCTAAGACCTCAGACTCCGGCTCTTTTGGCCAAGAGAATGACATCGACTTTGCTGGCATTACCAACCAGCGACTTACCGTCTTCCCAATGTTCACCGGAGCGTGGAACGAAGCCACGGAAAGTAACTCTACCAGCCCTATCCCTACGCATCCTGCCAACGCTATGCAGTCTCCTAATCACCAGCAATCCCAGCAACAGAATGGGCttgatcctcttctcgctctCAGATCGCCGTCCGCTACTCATTCGACACCACAAGTCAACGTCGACGTTGGCCTCACTCCCGAACTGAGATTTCCTGACGAGACCCTTGCTTCTGCTACGGCCGACGTCTCACAAGAAACTTCACAAGGAGACCATGCTCCTATCCAGGTTGATGAATCCTCGCAACAACAGTCTGCCTCAGGTATGTTGACTGTACCGTCATCGCACACAGGCCCAAGTAGTACGTCAGAGTCGGGCCAGGCttcaaagaaggagaacaATGCCGCATTCTCACGTTCCCCGGAACTGCGAGTTTCTCACAAGCTTgcagagaggaagaggagaaaagagatgaaggatcTGTTCGATGAACTTCGGGATGAGTTGCCCGCTGATCGGGGAATGAAAGCTAGTAAATGGGAGATCTTGACCAAGG CTATTGAACATATCAAGCACACCAAGTCTCAACAAGTCGAAATGCACCGAGAAATTGAGCATCTCCGACGTGAACTTGAGATTGCCCGAGCAGGAAATGCACATTACCATCCCCATGCCTACCCCACGTATAGCATTCCGTACCCTCCGGGACCTTTCGctgctcatcctcaccacGCGCAAGCACAACCTCCTACTTCCGGTACTACATCGCAAGCCCAGACCCCCCAACCTCAAACTCAGACAGTCGCCCAACCTCAGCTGCAGAGCCAAATGACTCAACAACCACAGCAGGTGCAGCAACAACCCCAAAGTCAGCCCCAGCAACAGATCCAGCCTGCTGCGCATGTTCAGACAGTATCTCAGGTTCAGCAACAACAGTCTCAGCCGTCCCAGCAGCAATCGCAGACTTCAGGGCTCCAGACTCCAACTCAAGAGgtgcagcagcagccactGTCCGCGCAGGGTACACCAGCTCCGGTCTGA
- a CDS encoding hypothetical protein (HMMPfam hit to ETF_QO, Electron transfer flavoprotein-ubiquinone oxidoreductase, score: 273.5, E(): 3.4e-79): MAIITPISRLATSRTLTAASRSSSGALLRRPTALRIRTFASEAKFDPESVERAQDEVDVCIVGGGPAGLSAAIRLKQLEQERGGDELRVVVLEKGGEVGAHILSGAVIEPRALNELIPDWKELGAPLNQPALSDSMRFLTSNSSFPLPHPPQMNNKGNYIVSLSRFTAWLGEQAEALGVEVYPGFAGAKVLYTEDGKGIKGVITGDVGLDKDGNPKDNYEPGMEFHAKVTLIAEGAHGSLSKELQKKFNLREGKDPQTYGLGIKEVWKVKDEVYEPGKIVHTLGWPLDYKTYGGSWMYHMEDNMVSIGLVVGLDYQNPYLSPYKEFQRMKHHPFFANILKDGQCIAYGARALNEGGFQSIPKLHFPGGALIGCSAGFLNVPKIKGTHNAMKSGMLAAESAFAAITSTESSEEVSLDTNPADLSNYATAIENSWIWSELKEVRNLRPSFHNPLGLWGGMAYSGLDSLILKGRVPWTFRNSVEDYEATKKASEEKPIDYPQPDGKLSFDILTSVSLTGTNHAENQPVHLRLPKVEGARASHTKINVEDYAGLLGRVCPAAVYEYADAEGSEVDADGKKFVINSQNCIHCKTCSIKTPTQDISWDVPEGGGGPKYSIT; the protein is encoded by the exons ATGGCCATAATAACCCCCATATCACGTTTAGCAACGTCCCGCACCCTCACAGCTGCCTCTCGCAGCTCCTCAGGAGCTCTACTTCGCCGGCCTACAGCTCTTCGAATACGGACCTTCGCGTCTGAAGCCAAATTCGACCCGGAGAGCGTTGAACGGGCACAGGATGAAGTGGATGTCTGCATCGTTGGCGGTGGCCCTGCTGGCCTTAGTGCTGCTATTAGACTGAAGCAGCTTGAGCAAGAACGAGGTGGCGATGAGCTCAGAGTCGTCGTTCTTGAGAAAGGTGGTGAAGTTG GGGCCCATATCCTTTCTGGTGCAGTGATTGAACCTAGAGCCCTCAATGAACTTATACCCGATTGGAAAGAATTGGGAGCGCCCCTCAACCAACCTGCCCTTTCCGACTCTATGCGATTCTTGACCTCCAACTCATCCTTCCCTCTgccccatcctcctcaaatGAACAACAAAGGCAATTACATTGTGTCACTTTCTCGATTCACTGCTTGGTTGGGGGAGCAAGCTGAGGCACTTGGTGTTGAGGTATATCCTGGATTTGCTGGTGCCAAGGTCTTGTACACAGAGGACGGCAAGGGCATCAAGGGTGTCATTACCGGTGATGTCGGATTAGATAAGGATGGAAACCCCAAGGATAATTACGAGCCTGGTATGGAGTTCCATGCCAAGGTAACTCTCATTGCCGAAGGTGCCCACGGTTCGTTGTCCAAGGAATTGCAGAAAAAATTCAATCTTCGAGAAGGTAAAGACCCACAAACCTACGGCCTGGGCATCAAGGAAGTGTGGAAGGTCAAGGACGAAGTTTATGAGCCTGGAAAAATCGTTCATACTCTTGGATGGCCTTTAGATTACAAGACTTATGGTGGTAGTTGGATGTACCACATGGAGGATAACATGGTCAGCATAGGTCTGGTTGTTGGCCTTGACTACCAAAATCCCTACCTTTCTCCTTATAAGGAGTTCCAA CGAATGAAGCACCACCCTTTCTTTGccaacatcctcaaagaTGGTCAATGTATCGCCTACGGTGCCCGAGCTCTGAATGAAGGAGGCTTCCAGTCCATACCGAAATTGCACTTCCCTGGTGGTGCTTTGATCGGATGTTCTGCTGGTTTCCTCAATGTCCCCAAG ATCAAAGGTACTCATAACGCCATGAAGTCGGGTATGCTCGCCGCCGAATCAGCTTTTGCTGCTATCACCTCTACCGAGTCTAGCGAAGAAGTTTCCCTTGACACTAATCCCGCGGACTTGTCTAATTACGCCACCGCCATCGAGAACTCTTGGATCTGGTCCGAACTCAAGGAGGTCAGGAATCTCAGGCCGTCTTTCCACAACCCCCTCGGCCTTTGGGGTGGTATGGCCTACTCTGGCTTGGATAGTTTGATCTTGAAGGGACGCGTGCCTTGGACATTTAGGAACTCTGTAGAGGACTATGAAGCGACCAAGAAGGCCAG TGAAGAGAAGCCTATCGATTATCCTCAGCCTGATGGCAAGCTCTCTTTTGACATCCTTACCTCTGTTTCTTTGACGGGTACCAACCACGCTGAGAATCAACCCGTGCATCTGAGGTTACCTAAGGTTGAGGGTGCTAGGGCTTCGCACACCAAGATCAATGTTGAGG ATTACGCTGGTCTTTTGGGCAGGGTCTGCCCCGCGGCAGTTTACGAGTATGCGGATGCAGAAGGTAGCGAAGTAGACGCGGATGGCAAGAAGTTCGTGATCAACTCACAAAACTGTATACAC TGTAAGACATGTTCTATTAAGACTCCTACACAAGACATCAGCTGGGATGTTCCCGAAGGCGGTGGCGGTCCCAAGTACT CTATCACATAA